One window of the Vigna radiata var. radiata cultivar VC1973A chromosome 1, Vradiata_ver6, whole genome shotgun sequence genome contains the following:
- the LOC106761221 gene encoding LRR receptor-like serine/threonine-protein kinase GSO1: protein MLLFHLLSIPRFRAYRNFMSGMSSYFLKILLAVFVCILHTKLFALGFNSLSQSSQVKCIQREKQTLLIFKQSVRDYYGMLSTWRDNQNDGDCCRWEGIECSNETDHVEMVNLRGSESHYLSGSINITSLVGLQKLEYLDLSSNRRSIEDQIPPSIGSFQNLRYLNLSQTSFSGTIPCELGNLSKLEYLDLKTTDLDGEVPSQLGKLSNLRYLDLSANDDIYGEIPSQLGNLSHLRYLDLSRNLLSGAIPSQLGSLSHLRYLDLSGNSLSGVLPFQVGNLPLLHSLRLDGNYGLKIKDENWLSSLSSLTTLSLHSFPYLGISNISEHLPNLRELSLDNCALSDADISLLFPSHSNISTSLSILSLSNNKLTSLTFQLLSNYSPNLQELYLSANNIVLSSPNYLNFPSLLILDLSSNNLTQTSIFQEHLNFSTKLQQLTLFDCGLTDKSFLVSSSYTKNSLSLVTLDLSDNLLKSSVVFHWFFNFTTNLQSLSLYSNLIEGPIPDAFEKVMNSLEVLILETNKLKGEIPTSLGNICTLKELYLNSNSLSGKISSFIQNSSRCNSPALEMLDLSNNSIIGKVPNNISAFKSLRYLYLSNNRLTGEIPESIGLLHQLQSLHLEENYLEGDINELHFTNLSQLVELDLSDNSLSFTFGTTWFPPFQLINMALASCKLGPSFPSWLQTQSQLSFLDISDAGIDDFVPDWFWNKLQFINEMNMSYNSLRGSIPNLTMKFLRDGPTAIILNSNKLEGVIPTFLSHAGNLDLSGNRFSDLNTLLCRNRVTKGMHTLDLSNNQITGQLPECWEHLSSLAFLDLRNNKLSGKIPQSMGTLVHLEALVLRNNNFNGELPLTLKNCSNLALLDVSKNLLSGPVPSWIGENMQQLKILSLRVNNFFGSVPVQLCYLSQIQVFDLSKNNLSGEIPTCFTNFTTLMERSVIPREIVRKRKISTQESYEYIYDSYLLLSWKNQDREFWNPENLLKSIDLSTNSLTGKVPREIGYLVGLISLNLSRNHFHGEIPSGIGNLSSLEFLDLSRNNFTGSIPSTLSNIDRLGVLDLSNNNLSGRIPWGRQLQTFDGFSFEGNVDLCGEQLNKSCPGDKTQKPKEPAIGGEEDNSIFYEGFYMSLGVGFFVGFWGLLGPMLIWQPWRIVYMRFLNRLIDYILVMVELNINKYHRQLKG from the coding sequence atgctGTTGTTTCATCTTTTATCCATACCAAGGTTTAGAGCATACAGAAATTTCATGTCAGGAATGAGCAGTTACTTTCTCAAAATATTGTTGGCAGTGTTTGTGTGCATTCTGCATACCAAACTATTCGCTCTTGGATTCAACTCGCTATCACAGAGTTCACAAGTTAAATGCATACAGAGGGAAAAGCAAACACTCCTCATTTTCAAACAAAGTGTCCGAGATTACTATGGCATGCTGTCCACGTGGAGGGACAATCAAAATGACGGAGATTGTTGTAGATGGGAAGGTATTGAATGCAGCAATGAAACTGATCACGTAGAAATGGTTAATCTTCGTGGTTCAGAATCGCATTATTTGTCAGGTTCAATCAATATCACTTCATTGGTTGGCTTGCAAAAATTGGAATATTTGGATCTCAGCTCTAATCGTCGTTCCATTGAAGATCAAATTCCACCATCCATTGGCTCTTTTCAAAACTTAAGATATCTCAATCTGTCACAAACAAGTTTCTCAGGGACAATTCCATGTGAACTGGGAAATCTCTCAAAATTAGAGTATCTTGATCTTAAAACAACTGATCTTGACGGAGAAGTTCCTTCTCAACTTGGGAAGCTTTCAAATCTGAGATATCTTGATCTAAGTGCCAATGATGATATCTATGGTGAGATCCCTTCTCAACTTGGAAATTTGTCACATTTGAGGTATCTCGATCTTTCAAGAAATCTTCTTTCTGGAGCAATTCCTTCTCAACTTGGAAGTCTTTCACATTTGAGGTATCTTGATCTGTCAGGAAATTCGCTTTCCGGAGTACTCCCGTTTCAGGTCGGAAATCTTCCTCTCTTGCATTCTCTTAGACTTGATGGAAATTATggtcttaaaataaaagatgaaaattggctatcttctctctcttcattaACAACTCTCAGTCTCCATTCCTTTCCTTATCTTGGCATCTCTAATATAAGTGAGCATCTTCCAAACTTAAGAGAGTTAAGTCTAGACAATTGTGCACTTTCAGATGCTGATATTTCACTTTTGTTTCCTTCTCATTCCAACATTTccacttcactttccatcctttctctctctaataATAAGTTGACGTCATTAACATTTCAATTGTTGTCCAACTATAGTCCTAATCTCCAAGAGTTGTATCTTTCTGCTAATAACATTGTTTTGTCGTCTCCTAACTATCTAAACTTTCCTTCTCTTTTGATACTTGATCTGTCTTCTAATAATCTGACTCAGACATCAATATTTCAAGAACATCTCAACTTCAGCACCAAACTACAACAGCTTACCCTGTTTGATTGCGGCCTTACTGATAAAAGCTTTCTTGTGTCATCTTCTTACACTAAAAATTCTCTTTCTCTTGTCACCCTTGATCTCTCGGATAATTTATTGAAATCATCCGTTGTATTTCATTGGTTTTTCAACTTCACCACCAATCTTCAAAGCCTTTCCCTTTATAGTAACTTGATAGAAGGTCCCATCCCAGATGCATTTGAGAAAGTAATGAACTCTCTTGAAGTTCTCATACTGGAAACCAACAAACTGAAAGGCGAGATTCCAACTTCCCTTGGGAACATATGCACATTAAAGGAATTATACCTCAATAGTAACAGTTTGAGTGGGAAAATTTCTAGCTTCATTCAGAATTCCTCAAGGTGCAACAGCCCTGCACTTGAGATGCTAGATTTATCTAATAACTCCATTATTGGAAAAGTACCTAATAATATTTCAGCGTTTAAATCTTTGCGATATTTGTATCTTTCCAACAATCGGTTAACTGGAGAAATACCAGAAAGCATTGGGTTGCTTCATCAGTTGCAGTCTCTTCATCTTGAAGAGAATTATTTGGAGGGCGATATCAATGAATTGCATTTCACAAATTTGTCCCAATTGGTAGAACTAGACTTATCAGACAACTCATTGTCCTTCACGTTCGGTACTACCTGGTTTCCACCTTTCCAATTAATTAACATGGCACTGGCTTCATGCAAGTTGGGTCCTAGCTTCCCAAGCTGGCTCCAGACTCAAAGTCAGCTAAGCTTCCTTGATATTTCGGATGCGGGGATTGATGACTTTGTACCAGATTGGTTTTGGAACAAGTTACAGTTTATAAATGAGATGAACATGTCTTACAACAGTCTCAGAGGTTCGATTCCAAATTTAACGATGAAGTTTCTCAGGGATGGTCCAACTGCAATAAttctaaattcaaacaaacttgAAGGTGTAATTCCTACTTTTTTGTCACACGCTGGAAACTTGGATTTGTCAGGAAATAGGTTTTCagatttaaatacattattgtGCAGAAATAGAGTAACAAAAGGTATGCATACTTTGGatttatcaaataatcaaataacagGACAACTGCCTGAGTGTTGGGAACATCTAAGTTCATTAGCATTTCTTGAtctaagaaataataaattatctggAAAGATTCCACAGTCCATGGGTACTCTTGTTCACTTGGAGGCTCTGGTCCTACGAAACAACAATTTTAATGGAGAACTGCCACTCACATTGAAGAACTGTTCAAACTTAGCTTTATTAGACGTGAGTAAGAATTTGTTGTCTGGTCCAGTACCTTCCTGGATCGGGGAAAATATGCAACAATTGAAAATTCTGAGCTTGCGAGTAAATAACTTCTTTGGAAGTGTTCCTGTACAACTCTGCTATTTGAGTCAAATTCAAGTCTTTGACCTCTCAAAGAATAACTTGTCAGGTGAAATACCAACATGTTTCACAAATTTTACCACATTGATGGAAAGGAGCGTAATCCCGAGGGAAATTGTAAGGAAACGAAAAATTTCGACCCAAGAAtcttatgaatatatttatgaCTCTTACTTGTTATTGTCGTGGAAAAATCAGGATCGTGAGTTTTGGAATCCAGAGAATCTTCTTAAGAGCATTGACCTCTCGACTAACAGTTTAACAGGTAAAGTACCTAGAGAGATTGGATATTTAGTTGGATTGATTTCTTTGAATTTATCAAGAAACCACTTTCATGGTGAAATTCCTTCTGGGATTGGGAATTTAAGTTCGCTGGAATTTCTAGACTTATCAAGAAATAATTTCACTGGCAGTATTCCTTCCACTCTTTCCAACATTGATCGTCTTGGTGTGTTAGACTTATCAAACAATAATCTGAGTGGAAGAATCCCTTGGGGAAGACAGTTGCAAACCTTTGATGGCTTTAGTTTTGAAGGAAATGTTGATCTTTGTGGTGAGCAACTGAATAAAAGTTGTCCAGGAGACAAGACACAAAAACCTAAAGAACCAGCCATTGGTGGTGAAGAAGACAATTCAATTTTCTATGAAGGATTTTATATGAGCTTGGGAGTAGGATTCTTTGTAGGCTTCTGGGGCTTGTTAGGGCCAATGCTAATTTGGCAACCATGGAGAATTGTTTATATGAGATTCTTGAACAGACTCATAGACTACATTCTTGTAATGGTTGAACTGAACATTAACAAGTACCATAGGCAGCTCAAAGGATAA
- the LOC111241315 gene encoding uncharacterized protein LOC111241315 yields the protein MLAVRIHQPSIHLHQRGLHFLGLRLRLRLGLEKMKLEIWRTLSMAINKDGKTMLHMAGEVPADDTNSQVSYSALEMVWDAKWFQYVSSLVPPHYYFLRDKDRQTPWEIFKKTHDNLRKESGEWLKETSESCSLVTALVVGASFATATTVPGGIDDNGMPHFEG from the exons ATGCTTGCTGTTAGGATTCATCAACCTTCAATCCACCTTCATCAGCGGGGTTTGCATTTTCTTGGCTTGCGATTGCGATTAAGATTAGGATTAGAGAAGATGAAGTTAGAAATTTGGAGAACTTTATCTATGGCAATAAATAAGGATGGGAAGACCATGTTACACATGGCAGGAGAGGTTCCAGCAGATGATACGAATTCCCAAGTTTCTTATTCTGCCTTAGAGATGGTGTGGGACGCAAAATGGTTTCAG TATGTTTCAAGCCTCGTACCACCACACTATTACTTTTTGCGTGATAAAGACCGGCAAACCCCGTGGGAAATCTTCAAGAAGACACATGATAATCTTAGGAAGGAGAGTGGGGAGTGGCTGAAGGAGACATCTGAATCTTGCTCCTTAGTGACTGCGCTTGTTGTTGGTGCTTCCTTTGCAACTGCCACCACTGTTCCTGGTGGCATAGATGACAATGGGATGCCTCATTTTGAAGGTTGA
- the LOC106780036 gene encoding protein BPS1, chloroplastic-like produces MISPRGTKITSELFSILQAFEVTLEERLKKLIHESKDEILSLSWMTLAMQALSESYNDIKILIAELDLPVNDWDEXWIXVYFDIXVKLLDLCIAFSSELSRMSQGHLLLQCALHNLSSSSSEQYDRACSSLDGWKQHIGSGNPRIEKCGSILDGLLGSLDLPKVKKSAKGKVLMQAMYGVKVLTVFVCSVFAAAFSGSTKNVMHLDVADLYSWSGTFKRLQNLVNEEIRVRFSRGRFTILNELESVDSAVKELYPIIQRVIDPIEMESLANIVEELGKSTEKLSQGLDLLTKEVDSFFQVVLTGRDTLLSNLRSGAIVIHSNMGGNRNAQIVK; encoded by the coding sequence ATGATATCACCTAGAGGCACTAAAATAACTTCAGAGCTGTTTTCAATATTACAAGCTTTTGAAGTAACTTTGGAAGAGAGGCTGAAAAAGCTTATTCACGAGAGCAAGGATGAGATCCTTAGCTTGTCTTGGATGACTTTGGCGATGCAGGCACTTTCTGAGAGTTATAATGACATTAAAATTCTTATAGCAGAGCTTGATCTCCCTGTTAATGATTGGGATGAGAANTGGATANATGTGTACTTTGACATTANCGTGAAGTTGCTGGATCTATGCATTGCATTCAGTTCTGAATTATCACGGATGAGTCAGGGTCATCTTTTACTTCAGTGTGCTTTGCACAATTTAAGTTCCTCTTCTTCAGAGCAGTATGATCGGGCATGTTCTTCACTTGATGGTTGGAAGCAGCATATTGGTTCAGGAAACCCTAGGATTGAGAAATGTGGAAGCATTTTGGATGGTCTTCTGGGGTCACTTGATCTTCCTAAGGTTAAAAAGTCTGCAAAAGGGAAGGTTTTGATGCAAGCTATGTATGGGGTCAAGGTGCTCACAGTATTTGTTTGCAGTGTGTTTGCTGCAGCTTTTTCAGGCTCTACAAAGAATGTGATGCATCTGGACGTGGCTGACTTATATTCTTGGTCCGGAACCTTTAAAAGGTTGCAAAATCTTGTAAATGAGGAAATTAGAGTTAGATTTTCAAGAGGAAGATTTACTATTTTGAATGAGTTGGAATCTGTTGATTCCGCTGTAAAGGAATTATATCCTATTATCCAGCGTGTTATAGATCCCATCGAGATGGAATCACTTGCGAATATTGTCGAGGAATTAGGAAAATCAACGGAGAAGCTTTCACAGGGACTAGATCTTCTTACAAAGGAAGTCGATAGCTTTTTCCAAGTCGTCTTGACTGGTCGTGATACCTTGCTATCTAATCTCAGGTCAGGTGCTATTGTCATTCACAGCAACATGGGGGGTAACAGAAATGCACAGATTGTCAAATGA
- the LOC106770928 gene encoding LRR receptor-like serine/threonine-protein kinase GSO2 — protein sequence MESYFQKILFAAFVCLLYTKLSVHGFNPPLQSSHVKCIERERQALLTFKQSVRDYHGMLSTWRDDENNRDCCKWEAIECNNQTGHIEMLDLRGSTWHYLSGSINITSLFELKKLEYLDLSFHDFFKSQIPVSIGSFQSLRYLNLSLSGLLVTIPYELRNLSKLEYLDLKSNGLAGEVPSQLGNLSNLGYLDLSGNSFSGTIPHELGNLSHMMYLDLSGNSLSGTLPFQVGNLQLLHSLRLDGSFGLKIKDEHWLSSLSSLTTLSLYSFPSLDFSHPWLQIISHHLPNLRKLSLVRCGLSDYHISSLFPSQFNISTSLSILDLSYNILTSSTFQLLSNYSPNLQELHISDNNIVLSSSHYANFPSLVVLDLSSNNLTQVSLFQWNFNFSTKLQNLYLGNCGLTDKNFHVSSTSIKDSHYLVTLNLSLNMLTSAIFDWVFNITTNLQSLSLSDNLIEGPIPDAFGKVMNSLEVLIVETNKLKGEIPASLGNICTLKELYLNSNSLSGKISSFIQNSSRCNSPALEMLDLSNNSIIGKIPNNISTFKSLRYLYLSNNQLTGEIPESIGLLYKLQSLHLEENYLEGDINELHLTNLSQLVDLDLSDNSLSLTFGTTWFPSFQIFIMALASCNLGPSFPSWLQNQSQLVFLDISDAGIDDFVPDWFWNNLQFINEINMSYNSLKGSIPNLTMEFLSDGPNAIILNSNNLEGVIPTFLSYARTLDLSGNKFSDLNTLLCRNRVTKGIHTLDLSNNQITGQLPECWEHLSSLAFLDLRNNKLSGKIPQSMGTLVQLEALVLRNNNFNGELPLTLKKCSNLALLDVSKNLLSGSVPSWIGENMQQLKILSLRVNNFFGSVPVQLFYLSQIQVFDLSKNNLSGEIPTCFTNFTTLMERSVIPREIVRKRKISTQESYGDIYDSYLLLAWKGQDHEFWNPENLLKSIDLSCNSLTGKIPKEIGYLVGLISLNLSRNNFHGEIPTEIGNLSLLEFLDFSRNNLSGSIPSTLSNIDRLGVLDLSNNNLSGRIPWGRQLQTFDASSFEGNVDLCGEQLNKSCPGDKTQNPKEPAIGGEEDNSIFYGGFYMSLEVGFFVGFWGLLGPMLIWQPWRIAYMRFLNRLIDYILVMVELNINKYHKQFKG from the coding sequence ATGGAGAGTTACTTTCAAAAAATCTTATTTGCAGCGTTTGTGTGCCTTCTGTATACCAAACTATCCGTTCATGGATTCAATCCGCCATTACAGAGTTCACATGTGAAATGCATAGAGAGGGAGAGACAAGCACTCCTCACTTTCAAACAAAGTGTCCGAGATTACCATGGCATGCTGTCCACGTGGAGGGACGATGAAAATAACAGAGATTGTTGCAAATGGGAAGCCATTGAATGTAACAACCAAACTGGTCACATAGAGATGCTTGATCTTCGTGGTTCAACATGGCATTATTTGTCAGGTTCAATCAATATTACTTCattgtttgaattgaaaaaattggAATATTTGGATCTCAGCTTTCATGATTTTTTCAAAAGCCAAATTCCGGTATCCATCGGCTCCTTTCAAAGCTTAAGATATCTCAATCTATCACTGTCAGGCCTTTTAGTGACAATTCCTTATGAACTACGAAATCTGTCAAAATTAGAGTATCTTGATCTTAAAAGTAATGGTCTTGCTGGAGAAGTTCCTTCTCAACTTGGAAATCTCTCAAATTTAGGTTATCTTGATCTTTCAGGAAATTCCTTTTCTGGAACAATCCCTCATGAACTTGGAAATTTGTCTCATATGATGTATCTCGATCTTTCAGGAAATTCACTTTCCGGAACACTCCCTTTCCAAGTTGGAAATCTTCAGCTCTTGCATTCTCTTAGACTTGATGGCAGTTTCggtcttaaaataaaagatgaacaTTGGTtatcttctctctcttcattaACAACTCTCAGTCTCTATTCATTTCCTTCTCTTGACTTCTCTCATCCCTGGCTTCAAATTATCAGTCACCATCTTCCAAACTTACGAAAGTTGAGTCTAGTTCGATGTGGTCTTTCAGATTATCATATTTCATCTTTGTTTCCTTCTCAATTCAACATTTccacttcactttccatccttgATCTCTCTTATAATATACTGACGTCATCAACATTTCAGCTGTTGTCCAATTATAGTCCTAATCTCCAAGAACTTCATATTTCTGACAATAACATTGTTTTGTCGTCTTCTCACTATGCAAACTTTCCTTCTCTTGTGGTCCTTGATCTCTCTTCTAATAATCTAACTCAGGTATCATTATTTCAATGGAATTTCAACTTCAGCACCAAACTACAAAATCTTTACTTAGGAAATTGCGGTCTCACTGATAAAAATTTTCATGTGTCATCTACTTCCATTAAAGATTCTCATTATCTTGTCACCCTTAATCTCTCACTTAATATGTTGACATCGGCTATATTTGACTGGGTTTTCAACATCACCACAAATCTTCAAAGCCTTTCTCTTTCTGATAACTTGATAGAAGGTCCCATCCCAGATGCATTTGGGAAAGTAATGAACTCTCTTGAAGTTCTCATAGTGGAAACCAACAAACTGAAAGGCGAGATTCCAGCTTCCCTTGGGAACATATGCACATTAAAGGAATTATACCTCAATAGTAATAGTTTGAGTGGGAAAATTTCTAGCTTCATTCAGAATTCCTCAAGGTGCAACAGCCCTGCACTTGAGATGCTAGATTTATCTAATAACTCCATTATTGGAAAAATACCTAATAATATTTCAACGTTTAAATCTTTGCGATATTTGTATCTTTCCAACAATCAGTTAACTGGAGAAATACCAGAAAGCATTGGGTTGCTTTATAAGTTGCAGTCTCTTCATCTTGAGGAAAATTATTTGGAGGGCGATATCAATGAATTGCATCTCACAAATTTGTCCCAATTGGTAGACCTAGACTTATCAGACAACTCATTGTCACTAACGTTCGGTACTACCTGGTTTCCATCTTTCCAAATATTTATCATGGCACTAGCTTCATGCAACTTGGGTCCTAGCTTCCCAAGCTGGCTCCAAAATCAAAGTCAGCTAGTCTTCCTTGATATTTCGGATGCGGGGATTGATGACTTTGTACCAGATTGGTTTTGGAACAACTTACAGTTTATAAATGAGATCAATATGTCTTACAACAGTCTCAAAGGCTCGATTCCAAATTTAACGATGGAGTTTCTCTCGGATGGTCCAAATGCAATAAttctaaattcaaataatcTTGAAGGTGTAATCCCTACATTTTTGTCATACGCTCGAACGTTGGATTTGTCAGGAAATAAGTTTTCagatttaaatacattattgtGCAGAAATAGAGTAACAAAAGGTATCCATACTTTGGATTTATCGAATAATCAAATAACAGGACAACTGCCTGAGTGTTGGGAACATCTAAGCTCATTAGCATTTCTTGAtctaagaaataataaattatctggAAAGATTCCACAGTCCATGGGTACTCTTGTTCAGTTGGAGGCTCTGGTCCTACGAAACAACAATTTTAATGGAGAACTGCCACTCACATTGAAGAAATGTTCAAACTTAGCTTTATTAGACGTGAGTAAGAATTTGTTGTCTGGTTCAGTACCTTCCTGGATCGGGGAAAATATGCAACAATTGAAAATTCTGAGCTTGCGAGTAAATAACTTCTTTGGAAGTGTTCCTGTACAACTCTTCTATTTGAGTCAAATTCAAGTCTTTGACCTCTCAAAGAATAACTTGTCAGGTGAAATACCAACATGTTTCACAAATTTTACCACATTGATGGAAAGGAGCGTAATCCCGAGGGAAATTGTAAGGAAACGAAAAATTTCGACTCAAGAATCTTATGGAGATATTTACGACTCTTACTTGTTATTGGCGTGGAAAGGTCAGGATCATGAGTTTTGGAATCCAGAGAATCTTCTTAAGAGCATTGACCTCTCGTGTAACAGTTTAACAGGTAAAATACCCAAAGAGATTGGATATTTAGTTGGATTGATTTCTCTAAATTTATCAAGAAACAACTTTCATGGTGAAATTCCTACTGAGATTGGGAATTTAAGTTTGCTAGAGTTTCTGGACTTCTCAAGAAATAATTTGTCAGGCAGTATTCCTTCCACTCTTTCCAACATTGATCGTCTTGGTGTGTTAGACTTATCAAACAATAATCTGAGTGGAAGAATCCCTTGGGGAAGACAGTTGCAAACCTTTGATGCCTCTTCTTTTGAAGGAAATGTTGATCTTTGTGGTGAGCAACTGAATAAAAGTTGTCCAGGAGACAAGACACAAAATCCTAAAGAACCAGCCATTGGTGGTGAAGAAGACAATTCAATTTTCTATGGAGGATTTTATATGAGCTTGGAAGTAGGATTCTTTGTAGGCTTCTGGGGCTTGTTAGGGCCAATGCTAATTTGGCAACCATGGAGAATTGCTTATATGAGATTCTTGAACAGACTCATAGACTACATTCTTGTAATGGTTGAACTGAACATTAATAAGTACCATAAGCAGTTCAAAGGATAA